One window of the Macaca thibetana thibetana isolate TM-01 chromosome 13, ASM2454274v1, whole genome shotgun sequence genome contains the following:
- the LOC126934260 gene encoding NADH dehydrogenase [ubiquinone] 1 beta subcomplex subunit 3-like, whose translation MAHGHGHEHGHHKMELPDYRQWKIEGTPLEDIQKKLAAKGLRDPWGRNEAWRYMGSFAKSVSFFDVFFKGFKWGFAAFVVAVGAEYYLNSLNKDKKHH comes from the coding sequence ATGGCCCATGGACATGGACATGAACATGGACACCATAAAATGGAACTTCCAGATTATAGACAATGGAAGATAGAAGGGACACCACTAGAAGATATCCAGAAGAAGCTGGCTGCAAAAGGGCTAAGGGATCCATGGGGCCGCAATGAAGCTTGGAGATACATGGGCAGCTTTGCAAAGAGTGTTTCCTTTTTTGATGTATTCTTTAAAGGATTCAAATGGGGATTTGCTGCATTTGTGGTAGCTGTAGGAGCTGAATATTACCTGAATTCCCTGAATAAAGATAAGAAGCATCACTGA